Within Pygocentrus nattereri isolate fPygNat1 chromosome 17, fPygNat1.pri, whole genome shotgun sequence, the genomic segment TACCTATTTTTTCCCCCAGCTTGCCTTACAGAATCACCAAAACCATAAGAAAGTATAAAGTTCACAAACCAGATCCACACTGATACAGTGATGAGTATCAGAGTCAGAcagactgctgctgctgcgatGACGAACTTTGACACGCCGCTTTCTTCTGGACCAACAAAACAAACCTTTTAAACTACAGCAGATGAAAggctgagaaatgttatttctgtgactttttttttcttctaaataGAGCAGTTGTTATGCGATGAATGctcatacagttgtatgcaaaagtttgaaaccCCATTTCAGATTACGTGTTGCATTTTCCCCTCAACtttataaagtaaaaataaataacgaGTATATTAGCTCAAGAACCAATTAGAAGAAAAGGCAGTTACATTTTAAAGATTCAGTTCTGAAAAACAACTGaagcacagaaaaacagagcagctctgagctgcaACACTTCAGCCCTGATATTGCTTTTATATGTACTGTACTAGAATGTattaatgaatacatttatatCAGTGTActcagtattcagccatcattATAGTATACTTATATTTGTGTAAAAGTATAACTTTTCATTTAGTTCTGAATACATGTCGACCTACCTCTGCTTCCTAAAGCACAAGAATACTGGCGTATATCTTCACTGCTCGCTGACTCCAGGTAGAGCTTGTTGTATTTGGTGGTTTTGCTGGTTACAGGTTCTTTGTTCGTGGACCAGATGTAAGTGGGGTTGTTGGGCACAGTGCAGGTGGAGCTACAGGACAGTGTTATGGTCTGACTTTGTGATGGACTGCTGGGACCTGAACTCACCTGAAGGtctgaaaaaacagcattttttgtttataatcATATGCAAATTTTAAACGCTGTTGGATAAATCACATATGTAGtagatttttaaagtgaaagttAGTTAAcgcgtcctctacagagaagttaaatatgccatttttagtgcacagtttctatttctttttctgtttctatctatttatttgctgagtttaatgtaTTGGGGTAGCGTCAGTGCAGAAGATGTgtaatgttttcttcttctgtacCAATGCtatagcatgtttttttttctacatgtcAAAGGTTCTACGTGTATTTTCAATGTGAATATAGCAGCAAACAactattttcaattttaaaatatagTGGAATAATAGTGTCCTGAGCAGAGAAAAAAGTCCCATAATTAAGACTGTATTTTAATCTGAGCACTAGGACTGTATTGTGTTTAAAGCAACTGGTTAGCTTTGTAGCAGCAATTgtagaaacagttcaaacacaACCCAGCTATAGTTAGTTTTATTGCttgctgtgtgttgtttgtaaTGTTATATTATGGTATTTCACTGTACAATGTTTGCGAACAGTTATATGAGCATGTAAGTCTAAAAAAATGGATTTGCCAGCCCAGTGTTGTTTGCCTTGGCAATGACCCTGAATTTGGAGTTTCTGAAGGAGCACTAGtgggcttttattttgtttttgagttCAAATATAAACAATCATTCTCCAGAATCTtatactgcacctttaattcAGCAAATGCTCTTTAATGAAAAGGCAATTCAACGGCGGGTCTTTATAAAGACTGGAACTGCCCAGCCCAaccccaacacaaaacacaggaagaCAAGACATACAAGGAGGGCAGACACTTCTAACCACTAGTTCTCTACAAAGCCCACCTTCCTCAGACGCAATTACACCAATAAACACAACTAGACCACACAGAAACAACAGTCCATTTTCAATGGGGAGTGTGGCACCTCCCAGGAGTCACTTTGCATAGCCACACCCCCTAAACTCCTCAAGCAGTGCACCCATGGCAGCACAATACAATATAAACGgtgccaaaacatttgcatataccGCATTctatgctttttgttttttcccccaatgtgttaaattcagcaaatgaacagcaattgtgtattaaaacgtGCAGGAGTGTGATCTCCGGGGAGGactgttaacttattttcactgaacATCAACTGTACAGATGTGCGCAGACTTGTGCACATGACTAATGAATTCAAACCCTCTTCATCAGGAGGCCAGACGTGTCTGGAGCACATGACAGCAGAGCATATCATTCCTTCAGACTGTAATAAATGAATTTAATAAGAAACAAACAGACATAATTGAACtgtccaggctccgcccactaATGTGTTGCATTGTCGCTACTGTTACTGGGCTGGACAGGCTTTAGAGAACACTGGCAAATATCCCACTGAACAGAGGTTGTTGGGAAGAACTCAGgtgttgactttttttgttatataaagCTTGTCCATCTCAgcaacagtagctatgaaagaaTGTACTAGAGGGCAGAGCCTGGATAGACTGATTTGGTGTGGAGAGGTACCTGTAACATTCAGAATGACTCCAGGTTTACCAAAGAATCCGTCAGTGTTGGTAACAAATCTAAAGTGATATTCTCCAGAGTCGTTCTTTCTCACGTCTCTCATTCTCAGACTGCAGACTCCCTGTTTGTCCCCGAGAAACACTACTCGACCAGCAAACCGCTCGTCCAGACTCAGATCCTTCGGGTCCCATCCAGACTGGTAATGCCAGAAAGCTTCATTAACTGTGAGACGACTGGGATGTGAGTAAGTGCAGAGAAAGTCCACTGATGATCCCTCCACAGCACACAGTCTTCTGTCTGAGTAGCTCACATTCCAACAGTTCTCACCAAAAACACctgtaaacataaaacattaccGTTTTATTTTAATCAGGTCATAAATCTGAAGTTATAAACAGCTCTCGTACTCACACACGCTGTTGGAGTAGATTTCATGGCTTCCTGTGACAACAGAGCAGGAGTAACTGCCAGGATCACTGGATGAAACCCAAGTGCTCTGGCTGGTTTTCCCACTGATTCTTCCTCCATTTTTAGACCAGTAATAAGATGCAGAAGTCAAAGTGCAGGACGTGATACAGGTCAGTTTTCTCTGATTTACAGTGTCAGGATCCACCCTCACCTGCAGGTCTAAGCAGAAATCATATTATAgataaagaaatatatatatatatgagcgagatgggagaaggaaaaaaaggttCTCACCTTCAGTGTCtgttaatgtaataatatttcattttaagtaaatttggatcatttctgttggtccatttgttatgaaatgttcacacaatgtaaagagcagctaaAGTCAGAACAGGGAGTTTCTTCCAGCAGTGCTgatatatagttctatatatagtatatataaaaatctaGGCACCcataaaaatcttttaaaactatttatctgGTGTACGTttgccagtaaaaacactacacgatatgaaaataatttcaaataaataaaaaataaatacaagaaaatgttaGAAGAATGTGTTTTCACTGCTGTGTCTTTTGACTTAAATTCAAAATACCTGTTTCCCTttagacctgtccagggtgtatcctgcctttgcccaaagactgctgggataggctccagcaccctcccgcgaccctgacggagaagcggcttagaaaatggatggatggatgtttccctttacattgtgtgtaaatttcatatgAATGAAACTGTAGgtacattgatttacattaaaagtaaattagttttttttttccttctcctctaaagttaccattttggagatacaaggttttgttctgacagcagtgatatattagaAAGACATAGGTTTGGTTCCTGTCTTCTCACTGATCTCCAGCTGTCACATGGATTCTTCAGTTCCgtcagcagcacctgatttaatttattgaaggattgattagataaactagGTGTTGGATGGTAACTGGATATACTGAATGTCCTCCTGGAGAGATCTGGAGATGATGCTTAACTCACATACAGAACACTCACTAtggattgttatttttttattaattaaaatgttttttgctcAAATAAGTGTTTGAGTGACTGAGCAGCAGATTATGGTGTTGTATGTTATAGTTGAGCTGTATTACCTGTAACTGTCAGTCTGAATGCCGAGCTGTTAgatctctctcctcctcctgtgATGACCATGAGCTGATATTCtcctgagtctctctctctcaggtctgTTATTGTAAGAGTGGAGCCGGACTGAGTGTCAGTGTATCTCACTCGTCCTGCGTAGTCTGAGTCTAAAGCTAAATCCTCTGGATCGTCCTCATTCCTCCATTTAGCCCTTAGTTTGGGGCTGAACCAGAAGATCTGCTGAGGTTTGATGGTGGTTGAATAAGAGCAGATCAGGTTCACTGCTGATTCTCTCAGAGCGCAGACAGTCTGAGGCCTGCAGGACATGGTCACTCTCTGACCCAGAGAACctgaaactgaaacacagaTCTCACCAATCTGAGCTCCTCACAGACTtacactgtagaactgactctaaTTCTGGTTTTCTGATTTCTTCTGTGGTCAGCACACTTTATCAGATACACTCATATAAGTACTTTAGTGGCAGAACCTGACAGCACCACCTTCAGTCATTTACAGCCAGCTCTGAGAATCCTAGTGTATATAATCATTCATTTAATGatatgaataaaaacacagaagatgCTGTTGATCCACAGACATCTGGGAAGTTGGAGGTAAATACTAAGGTAATAcaaattcatgtttatttgagaGCTATATGCTTATCTTGTTTGATGCCTACAGTATGGTCCAGAAAAGTCCAGAAAAGTcatttttctctgggtatcaacagtgactttttgtttctaacagtatctgagctcaggaataactttctctctaacctattggtaaagatactttctctagatagacaaagcacttcttgtaagtcgctctggataagagcgtctgttAAATGTAAAAGTCAGGACAGGAGCATCACcttttcctttaacaacactcagtaattgtttgggaattgaggacactgattgttgtaGTTGTGAATTCTTGAGTTCTATTCTTGCTTGTTATAATATTTAAGCTGCTCAAAATTCCGAGAGTCTCTGTTGTCATATACTGGGCTCATGATGTGTCACACATTTTTAGTGGGAGAGAGGTCAGGCAGGCAGACCAGTCGAGCACCTGCGCTCTCTTGCTACAAAGCCACATGTTTCAaatttgcatcagtccatcttgATGAGCTTAAAATGCTGCCAAGAAATGCGGCTTTCTTCTGGCTAAATTCTGTGGATGCTTCAGTATAAGTTTCCCTCAATTCCTTTAAGCCTCTGCATCGCAAGCTACTACCATGAAGCAGCAGGGTCAGTTTAGATAAAAAGGTTTGTAAATCAATATTGCCACACATTTGTTTGTGAAATTTAGTACCAGTTTACCACATAAATGGCTGAAAAGGATGCAAGTGTCCTGTGTTTATATGGATGACCAGCCAGCATTGATGAGTGAAGTTTTACTCACATTAATTTAAGTACATAGAATACAAGGTTAATATTTTAGCAAAGCCAACGaacaacagtggtggatgaaatacacaaaacatgtacttgagttaaagtagagacaaggtaaaatattcctccagtaaaagtagaagttcctccctttagacctccacttgagtaaaagtactaaagtatttaagTATCgtaagtaaaagtactaaaaggttaattctggctctgatgtcctgttatcatttttataacaagactggcttcatgaactcatttcaggtgaaactcctccagtgtctctcttggtaaaccagtcttttaatagaacgtcattaattagtgacgctgacgtctattaaaatgatcataagcacaaaacactgaaggtaaacagtttccatcagggagaaccgagtggctctgaaatcacttttacacacaagcaaagtttcagtttcagatttatttacaacttagttccaagtttaagttgaataaaaactggctttaaactcaggatcacagatgagctcctttactatattgatctgtaggcctctgttcataaacataaaccagcccagactaatttactataaaatgaaatggagtttgtagaaattcagaaaaaagccgcgtcagtcacgactgcatatgtggacatatttctatattgtgctctatttacacaaagttaggttagttcatcatttatgttgaacagactctcccaaaattttacgctgctgcgctgacgttgaaccgcgtgctgcactgggtcggatgaccaacaggtcaaaaccagctcttaACAAattgaccgctgtgccctgattggtgctctggctttgtgcttctttcatcTTGACATCTTACTCTGGGGGGCTTATCCTACACTATACACAGTAGACAACACTCAGCAGTTCAGTAAAAGCAGAATAATCCTACCTGGAATAAAGAGCAGAATGATCAGTGACAGGACGCCACACCTGGAGCACATGGTTCCTTCTGACCTGATCACAGCAGAAAGCAGaacatatattttcttttcaaatgagccttttttgctatttttatgcataatgaatattacaatattacaacatacgctaccattcaaaagtttggaatcaatgttttcaataatataatataattttggTTGCAGAGTAAAATTAGTCTGATATGGTTGGTCAGTGCAACTTCTTATCTATAATATGATGAATAGAGCTGAAGAAAATTCTAAAGTGACCAATAATGCTGAATAACATCAAAAATTAAGTTGCAGTAAAATTAAAGCCACATTTTGGGGCATTTGGAGGcctctctggtagaaatgtataattgcatgcaacatttAAAAGAACATTAAATGACATAGGTTGTGCTGTGGACCCCTTCCCCGAGCAGATGAATATGATAACTGAAAgaaaattcaaagagaactttgtcaaaacttggtgaaggacacaTCGTCTGAGGATGAGATTCATTGATAcactgttgtcatcatatcGTCATCAGtataattttgattttgagatcatttgaggattaaacatcgagctggaccttctttttaagtctgtgcatgtgacactaatatgtaaagacgtatgatgtggtgtgaaaaactcctGACCCAAAGTCTCTGACatttaaatgactatttcaggCTTGCAGCAGGACATGCTCGTCATATTTTAACCTGTTTTTATTCCCCGATCTCAGTAATGATACTTCTTTCAGTTCTAaccaaaaacaatcaaacaaacaaaaaaaactacacagtgtgtgtttaatatttagaatttatatttcaaaagtggAATATACAGATGCAAACAGATGCAAATggataaattaaatatattgtttatcatttaataaattTGCTCACTTGTGCTGcatcactgtgtttatttagacattaatgtctgtgtattaagttcttttcagaggacagtaaatctgcactgctatacaagctgcacactgactactttaagttatatccaagtttcatttctatagtgtcgtcccatgaaaagacataatatttgcagaaatgtgaggggtgcactcacttttgtgagatattgtatgtacattgatcaggcataacattatgagcacctccttgtttctacactcattgtccattttatcagctccacttactgtatagctgcactttgtagttctacagttacagactgtagtccatctgtttctatgatactttgttacccccttttaccctgttcttcagcggtcaggacccccatggaccctcacagagcaggtactatttgggtggtggatcattctcagcactgcacccTTTATGGGGGtcaatgggggtcctgaccactgaagaacagggtaaaagggggataacaaagtatcagagaaacagatataaATATTTGAAGATACCTGTTGGTGATTTTTGGGAACACTGCACACACAGTGTTCGCAAACTAGCTGAGCCaactaaaaacaacagcatttgaatgaaatttaaacaagaacagaaaccaaaactaccaaactcaacaaagttgaaagaaaagacagcaaaatgatggtgaatgtatgaagctgaagttgatgTTTTTGCAGCAACAGCTTCTGAGTCTAATTTTCCACTCTACCTTAAATGCTGTTCGCTTCGCTTTTCTTCCGAacataaacacagtgacagacaTTTGACGAGATTGCTGTTTATTCAGTTTATGGTAGGAAACTAATCCATTCACATGAAAGTGAATCGACTGTGTGGCCATCTGCAGTCAGACTCCCCACGTTTCTTCTACTTTCTCCATTCTTTCTGAGCCTTAATGTAAAAGTTGAAGTCAAATTCTGAGTCATTGGTGTTCAAGTCAAAGTCAAGTCACATAATTTTCTCAAGTTTAGTCTCAAGTCATCAAATTTGTGACTTGAGTCAGACTCGAGTCCAAGTCATATGACTTGTGTCCACACCTCTGAAGGTACTGAAAGATCCACAGTATTTACCGTACAGCTGTGTAAGATCAGAGCGGCCCACCCAGTAAAGTTACAGACTAACACAGAGAAAGATGAACAGTTCTGTGTTAGAATCCTCATCAAAGTGTTTTCCCTTCAGAGAACTTGCACTTTTGTCACTGGTGGTACAAACTCAATAAGCTGGACCCGATTTGTCCCTTCAGACAAATTTTCAGTCAGAAGTGATTGACAGTGTGGACGGCGTGAAAGCATGGTGAGAAAGTCTTTAGCCTTCTGATCGAGCTCTGGAGTGACAGGAAGCCATCTGAAAATTTTGTTTCAAaaccacaatgcaaaacattcAGTCCTGAAGTGTGAGATGGTTAGATAACTAAATGAGCGATTAAGGCAACAGCCAATGATGGAGCTGGGAAGGATAAAAAGGAGAAGTGTATGAACATCGTGTAAGCAGCAGACCGCCAAGATGGAAGAGCTGCTTGGTCAAGGCAGGCTTTAAAAGCCTTTATAGTGTTTG encodes:
- the LOC108432513 gene encoding uncharacterized protein LOC108432513 isoform X3; translated protein: MCSRCGVLSLIILLFIPVSGSLGQRVTMSCRPQTVCALRESAVNLICSYSTTIKPQQIFWFSPKLRAKWRNEDDPEDLALDSDYAGRVRYTDTQSGSTLTITDLRERDSGEYQLMVITGGGERSNSSAFRLTVTDLQVRVDPDTVNQRKLTCITSCTLTSASYYWSKNGGRISGKTSQSTWVSSSDPGSYSCSVVTGSHEIYSNSVCVFGENCWNVSYSDRRLCAVEGSSVDFLCTYSHPSRLTVNEAFWHYQSGWDPKDLSLDERFAGRVVFLGDKQGVCSLRMRDVRKNDSGEYHFRFVTNTDGFFGKPGVILNVTDLQVSSGPSSPSQSQTITLSCSSTCTVPNNPTYIWSTNKEPVTSKTTKYNKLYLESASSEDIRQYSCALGSREESGVSKFVIAAAAVCLTLILITVSVWIWRRKSSPAEGHRSSQQSGQHQEASNDQDDVHYSSVHFRSSNSPVKSPSTASTLPPDIIEDVQYADVKFSTRAAATQPRDVKATDDPSQIYSQIQKRKT
- the LOC108432513 gene encoding uncharacterized protein LOC108432513 isoform X1 codes for the protein MSEGTMCSRCGVLSLIILLFIPVSGSLGQRVTMSCRPQTVCALRESAVNLICSYSTTIKPQQIFWFSPKLRAKWRNEDDPEDLALDSDYAGRVRYTDTQSGSTLTITDLRERDSGEYQLMVITGGGERSNSSAFRLTVTDLQVRVDPDTVNQRKLTCITSCTLTSASYYWSKNGGRISGKTSQSTWVSSSDPGSYSCSVVTGSHEIYSNSVCVFGENCWNVSYSDRRLCAVEGSSVDFLCTYSHPSRLTVNEAFWHYQSGWDPKDLSLDERFAGRVVFLGDKQGVCSLRMRDVRKNDSGEYHFRFVTNTDGFFGKPGVILNVTDLQVSSGPSSPSQSQTITLSCSSTCTVPNNPTYIWSTNKEPVTSKTTKYNKLYLESASSEDIRQYSCALGSREESGVSKFVIAAAAVCLTLILITVSVWIWRRKSSPAEGHRSSQQSGQHQEASNDQDDVHYSSVHFRSSNSPVKSPSTASTLPPDIIEDVQYADVKFSTRAAATQPRDVKATDDPSQIYSQIQKRKT
- the LOC108432513 gene encoding uncharacterized protein LOC108432513 isoform X2, producing MSEGTMCSRCGVLSLIILLFIPVSGSLGQRVTMSCRPQTVCALRESAVNLICSYSTTIKPQQIFWFSPKLRAKWRNEDDPEDLALDSDYAGRVRYTDTQSGSTLTITDLRERDSGEYQLMVITGGGERSNSSAFRLTVTDLQVRVDPDTVNQRKLTCITSCTLTSASYYWSKNGGRISGKTSQSTWVSSSDPGSYSCSVVTGSHEIYSNSVCVFGENCWNVSYSDRRLCAVEGSSVDFLCTYSHPSRLTVNEAFWHYQSGWDPKDLSLDERFAGRVVFLGDKQGVCSLRMRDVRKNDSGEYHFRFVTNTDGFFGKPGVILNVTDLQVSSGPSSPSQSQTITLSCSSTCTVPNNPTYIWSTNKEPVTSKTTKYNKLYLESASSEDIRQYSCALGSRESGVSKFVIAAAAVCLTLILITVSVWIWRRKSSPAEGHRSSQQSGQHQEASNDQDDVHYSSVHFRSSNSPVKSPSTASTLPPDIIEDVQYADVKFSTRAAATQPRDVKATDDPSQIYSQIQKRKT